AGGATGGTGCAGATGGCATTGATCTCCGGCGTCACGCCGAGGCGCACCTGCGAATAGATGCGCATGGGCAGCGTGGTGGCGCCGGGGCCGGTGGTGAAGCTGGCGATGACGAGGTCATCCATGGACAGGGTGAAGGCCAGCATGAAGCCGGACACCACCGCCGGCAGGATGAGCGGCAGCGTGACCACGAAGAAGGTTTTCACCGGCGGGCAGCCGAGGTCCTGCGCCGCTTCCTCCAGCGCACGGTCGAACGTCACGAGGCGCGACTGCACCACCACCGCCACGAAGCACATGGTGAAGGTGATGTGGGCGAGCGTGATGGTCCAGAAACCGCGCTCCATCCCCACCGCCACGAACAGCAGCAGCAGCGACAGACCGGTGATGACTTCCGGCATCACCAGCGGGGCATAGGTCATGCCGGAGAAGAGGGTGCGGCCGAAGAAGCGCCCGTAGCGGGTGAGCGCGAGGGCCGCCATGGTGCCGAGCACGGTGGCCGCCAGCGAGGACAGGAAGGCGACCCGCAGCGTCACCCAGAAGGCGTCGAGAAGCTGGTCGTTCTCCAGCAGCGAGGCATACCACTGGGTGGAGAAGCCGGCCCACACGGTGACGAGACGCGAGGCGTTGAAGGAATAGAGCACCAGCAGCAGGATGGGGATGTAGAGGAAGGCAAACCCCAGCACCAGCGCGGTGACATTGAACCAGGAGAGGCGTCCGCTCATCGTCCCGCCTCCAGCTGGCGCGCCTGGATGTTCTGATAGATGACGATCGGCACCACGAGCACCACCAGCAGCAGCACCGCCACCGCCGAGGAGGCGGTCCAGGAGCGGTTGACGGTGAATTCGGTCCAGAGCGACTTGCCGATCATGAGCGTGTCCGAGCCGCCCAGCAGGTCCGGGATCACGAACTCGCCCACCGCCGGGATGAAGCACAGCAGCGCGCCCGCCGCGACGCCCGGCAGGGACAGCGGGAAGGTGATGGTCCAGAAGGCCTTCAGCGGCGTGCAGCCGAGATCCTGCGCGGCTTCCAGCAGAGTGCCGTCGAGCTTCTCCAGCGCCGAATAGAGCGGCAGCACCATGAAGGGCAGGTAGGAATAGACGATGCCGATATAGACCGCGAGATCGGTGTTGAGGATCTCCAGCGGCTGGTCGATGAGCCCCAGCGCCATGAGCCCCTGATTGAGGAAGCCTTCGGGCGAGAGGATGCCGATCCACGCATAGACGCGGATGAGGAAGGAGGTCCAGAAGGGCAGGATCACCAGCATCAGCAGCGTCGGCTGGAGGCCCTTGGGCGCGCACGCCATGCCATAGGCGATGGGATAGCCCACCAGCAGCAATAGCACCGTCGAGATGCCGGCGATGACGAGGCTGGAGCCATAAGCGGCGATGAACTCGTTATCGAAGGAGAGCACATAGCCGTAATTGGCGAAGGAGAGCTGGGCGAGCGCCTCCTTGAACGCGGCCCAGCCGGCGGAAAGATCGAACACCGGCGCATACGGCGGCTGGGCGATCACATCCTGCGAGAGGCTGATCTTCAGCACGATGAGGAAGGGCACGAGGAACAGCGCCAGCAGCCACACGTAGGGCACGGCGATCACCAGCCGACGTCCCCAGCGATTGGAATTGGACAGGGCCACGGGCGCCTCCTCAGTGCGTCAGCACCACGCCCGCGTCGGGCGCGAAGCTGACCCACACCTTGTCGTCCCACGTGATGGGACGCTCCACGAGGCGCGAGACATTGGGCTTGGAGACCTTGATGCGCGTGCCGCAGGCCAGTTCCACGTGATAGATGGACAGATCGCCCAGATAGCCGATGTCCCACACCTTGCCCTCGAAGATGTTGCTCTCGGCAGGAACCGGCGGCTCCAGCGCGATGCGCAGCTTCTCGGGGCGGATGACGAGCCAGGCGCTGTCGCCGGGCTTCACGTCCACGCTCTGGGCGATGCGGATGGGATAGGCGGTCTTCTCGCAGCCAAGCGTGACACCGTCCGGAGCCACCGCCGCGACCTTCGTCTCCACCACGTTCACGTCGCCGATGAAGTCGGCGATGTAGCGCGTGGCGGGTTGCTCGTAGATCACCGCCGGCGGCGCCACCTGGACGAGCTGCCCCTGATTCATGACGCCGATGCGATCCGCCACGGTCATGGCCTCTTCCTGATCATGGGTGACGATCAGGAAGGTCATGCCCAGCGTCATCTGCAGGTCCATGAGCTCGAACTGGGTTTCCTCGCGCAGCTTCTTGTCGAGCGCCGTCAGCGGCTCGTCCAGCAGCAGTACCTTCGGCCGCTTGGCCACGGAGCGGGCGAGCGCCACGCGCTGGCGCTGGCCGCCGGACAATTGATGGGGCTTGCGCTTGGCGAAGGGTTCGAGCTTCACCAGCGCCAGCATCTCCTCAACCCGGGCGGCAATGTCTGCCTTCGACATCTTGTCCTGCCGCAGGCCGAAGGCGATGTTGTCCCACACATTCATGTGCGGGAAGAGCGCATAGGACTGGAACATCATGTTCACCGGCCGCCGGTAGGGCGGCATGGCGGAAATGTCCTCTCCGGCGAGCAGGATTCGCCCCTCGGTCGGCGGCTCGAATCCGGCGAGCATGCGCATGAGGGTGGTCTTGCCGCAGCCCGATGGCCCCAGCAGCGCGAAGAACTCGCGCTCATAAATGTCGAGGCTGACGCGATCGACGGCGGTGAACGCGCCGAAGCGCTTGACCACGGTCTCGAAGCGGATGAGCGGCTTGGCGGCCGGATCGTCCCAGGGGGCAAAGGAGCGCCGAACGGCGCCGATGATCTGGGTCCGTGCCTTGTCCGCCGCCATCCGAGCCCCCGCCCTATTGCGCTGGGAATGAGGCTATCCCCGCATCGCGCGTCGCTCAAGCTCTGAGCAGGCCCAAATGGTGGGCGTCCCGCAGAATGTGCGCACCCGGCCCGTGCCGGAAAGCCCAGGTGGACGACCGGGACTCTCCGAGCCATTCGGTCAAAAATCCCGCCGCTTTGGCAAATCCCGCGAAAACCCTTGCGCCACATGGCCGCGCGCGCGGGGGCGGCGGAGTTGACCACAGCTTCGCGCGAGCTTCTCCCCCCTCGGGCTTGCACACCCCGCCGGCTTATGGCAGGTACAGCGCGCTCGCAGCGCTCTGGCGACGCGGGCCGGATGATCAGTCCCTGCACACGGCATTCATAGCCGGCAGAACGACATGATCCTGCGCTGCGGTAGCTCAGTGGTAGAGCACTCCCTTGGTAAGGGAGAGGTCGAGAGTTCAATCCTCTCTCGCAGCACCAGCTTTCAGCTTGAAAATCGATGAGCGTGTTGAACCGGCGCGGAATTCTCCGCGGTCGGTACCCCTATTCACCGCCATGCCTGCCCGCGCAGAGCCCCCTTCCCGGCGTCAGGAGGAGGCCCATACGTCCTGCAGATAGCGACCGCCGGCCTCCAGTTCCGCCACCGCACCGGCCCCGAGAAGCTCCAAAAAGGCCGCGTGAACGTCGGGCGCCATGGTGCGGGCATTGCCGCAGATAAGGATGGAGGCGCCGGCCGCCACCTGTTCGCGCACCGCATCACCATGGGTCCGCAGCAGATCCTGCACATAGGTCCGGGGCGTGCCCGGCCGGCGGGAGAAGCCCACCGCCAGAAGGCTCAGCGTGCCTTCGTCGCGATAGGCCTCCAGTTCCTCGCGATAGAGATAATCGCCATCGTCCCGACAGCCGAAGAAGAGGAGCACCGGGCCTGTGGCACGCCCCTGCGCCCGCAGGGCATGGCGCTCCTGAATGAAGCCGCGCAGGGGCGCAAGGCCGGTGCCCGGCCCCACCAGGATGAGCGGCACCGCAGGATCAGCCGGAAGGTGGAACGTGCTGCCCGTATCCTTCACAAGCACGCGCACCGGCGCGTCCTCCCCGCAGCTCACGAGATAGCTGCTGCACAGGCCGTCATGGCGCACGCCGTCGGCGGTGGTGAACTGATGCACGCCCACGGTGAGCGCGCACGCATCCGGCGACATCAAGGGCGAAGAGGAGATGGAATAATAGCGCGGCTTCAGCGCCGGGCGCACGGTGAGCAGGGCGGCAAGGTCGAGCTGCACGGAAGGCACCTGCGCCAGCAGGTCTTCCATGCGCGGCTTCGCCTCGGCCACGGCGCTGGGAAAATCGGAGAGCCAGCCGGCGATCCGCGCCCGGTCGGGCGGGCATTGCGCCGCCTGCGCCCAGGCCCGAAGATCACGCCGCGTGACGGGGCCGGCAAGGTCCACGTGCTCAGCCAGCAGTTCGCCGACGCTCACCGGCACGCCGAAGGGCAATCCGGCTTCGCTGGCGGCATCCGGATGCAGGGCGGTCAGCAGCACCTGCGTCTCTGGCGCAAGGCCGCAGCGGGCAGCGGCGGCGGCGACCAGAGCCGGCGGATTGACCGGGAACACGGCGAGATGATCGCCGGCGGCATAGGAGGTGCCGGCCGGCAGCGGGATTTCGATATGGCGGGTCGAGCCCTGGGCGCCAGGGGACAGCAGTTCGCGATTGACCCGTATGCGAGACAGTTGCGCACCCTGGTCGAGCCGGGTGCCGGTGCGGGGCGCGGCACCGGTGGCCGCGCCTGCGAAATTCACCACCTCCACCTTCACCGCCGGGGCCTCCGCGGCTGCCTCGGCGCTACCAATCACGGCTGCACCAGCCGCACCGCCGAAGGCGGCCTCAAGCGCCGGCCAGAGGGCGGCGGTCCAGCCCTCCACCGCCGCCTCGTAATCGCCCGCCGCATCCGCGGTGCCCTCGTCCAGCAGGGCCGTGCCGCCGAGCGCGGCAAGGCCCGAGGCAATGGTCTTCGGGAATTTCTGGAAGGTCTGGTGCCATTGGGTGTTGCCGCAGCCGAGCACGGCGTGCCGCACACCGGCGCAAACGCCAGCGGGCGCAGTCTCGAGCCATTTGGCGAAGCGGGCGGCATTGTCCGGCGGCGTGCCATTATAGGTGGAGGTGACGATCACCACAGGCCCGTCGGTGAGCCACGGCTGGCCCACCTGCTCGTCCAGTTCCGCCACGGTCGCGGCAAAGCCCCGTGCGCCCGCCTGCTGGGCGAGGCTGAGCGCGATATCCCGACAGCCGCCCATGTTCGATCCATAGAGCACGCGCATGGGCCGCCCGCCGGCCTGCGCCACCGCCAGGGGCGCCCCTTGCGTCTTGGGAGCCTCAGTGCGGACCGGAAAGCGTCCTTTCACCTCCGGCCGGCGCTCCAGCAGCATATCCAGATGGTCCGGCTTCACGGTGAGCGCCTGCTTGTGGCACAGCACGTAATGCGGATCCTTGGGACGCGCGGTGAAGCGCTGGATGAAGCGGGCCAGCACCATTTTGGCTTCCACCAGAGCGAACTGGAAGCCGATGCACGAGCGCGCGCCCATGCCGAAGGGGTGGTAGGCATGGGGATGGTGGTGCTTCTCTTCCTCCGGCCCGAAGCGCTCGGGGCGGAAGACCAGCGCATCCGCGCCCCAGAAGCGCGGGTTCTTCTGCATGGCCGAGAGCGAGACGAAGATGCGCTCGCCCGCCTTCAGGTCATAGCGGCCGTTGCCAACGGTCGCATCGCGGGTGACATAGCGCGGGAACATGGGCACCGGCGGGCAGAGGCGCAGCGCCTCCTTCAGCACCCGCTGGGTGTAGGCGAGCCGGCCGACGTCCTCATAGGTGGGCTTGTAGGAGAAGTCCCGGCCCA
The Azorhizobium caulinodans ORS 571 genome window above contains:
- a CDS encoding ABC transporter permease, with amino-acid sequence MSGRLSWFNVTALVLGFAFLYIPILLLVLYSFNASRLVTVWAGFSTQWYASLLENDQLLDAFWVTLRVAFLSSLAATVLGTMAALALTRYGRFFGRTLFSGMTYAPLVMPEVITGLSLLLLFVAVGMERGFWTITLAHITFTMCFVAVVVQSRLVTFDRALEEAAQDLGCPPVKTFFVVTLPLILPAVVSGFMLAFTLSMDDLVIASFTTGPGATTLPMRIYSQVRLGVTPEINAICTILIGIIAVVVLAASILTKRQEAQRRMEEQAALR
- a CDS encoding ABC transporter permease subunit yields the protein MSNSNRWGRRLVIAVPYVWLLALFLVPFLIVLKISLSQDVIAQPPYAPVFDLSAGWAAFKEALAQLSFANYGYVLSFDNEFIAAYGSSLVIAGISTVLLLLVGYPIAYGMACAPKGLQPTLLMLVILPFWTSFLIRVYAWIGILSPEGFLNQGLMALGLIDQPLEILNTDLAVYIGIVYSYLPFMVLPLYSALEKLDGTLLEAAQDLGCTPLKAFWTITFPLSLPGVAAGALLCFIPAVGEFVIPDLLGGSDTLMIGKSLWTEFTVNRSWTASSAVAVLLLVVLVVPIVIYQNIQARQLEAGR
- a CDS encoding ABC transporter ATP-binding protein, whose translation is MAADKARTQIIGAVRRSFAPWDDPAAKPLIRFETVVKRFGAFTAVDRVSLDIYEREFFALLGPSGCGKTTLMRMLAGFEPPTEGRILLAGEDISAMPPYRRPVNMMFQSYALFPHMNVWDNIAFGLRQDKMSKADIAARVEEMLALVKLEPFAKRKPHQLSGGQRQRVALARSVAKRPKVLLLDEPLTALDKKLREETQFELMDLQMTLGMTFLIVTHDQEEAMTVADRIGVMNQGQLVQVAPPAVIYEQPATRYIADFIGDVNVVETKVAAVAPDGVTLGCEKTAYPIRIAQSVDVKPGDSAWLVIRPEKLRIALEPPVPAESNIFEGKVWDIGYLGDLSIYHVELACGTRIKVSKPNVSRLVERPITWDDKVWVSFAPDAGVVLTH
- a CDS encoding bifunctional cytochrome P450/NADPH--P450 reductase, translating into MSETSTPPALKSVDLGLAAGTVRVGWFPGASREAVLAAVRGAAGLSGETAFHVETADGVTIALDDSVPAGTRLRLVVQGEVPSSAAPALHRPVPGPKPYPVVGNLPELHNAEGLVAAVDALHAKHGEFFAFQVGGKRAYFCSDADIISEMCAAPDVFAKLVEGRGGLGNLAEKSVGSALFTASDNDPLWHQAHRILAPAFGATALKNYYGRIVEVADDLLDHLDRLAPGESFLATDLMTRMTFEAISYAAFNRRYGAIDSPALPAFVEAMNVVLTDAMAEPKRLLPEVFYHEARKTRAAADKIMLEEVETIIAERRFAMAAGAPVPTDLLQVMLTTPDRVTGQKLPDDNIRGQLIVLLIAGHETTSGMLAYALYHLWKYPETMEKLIAEVDEVLGRDFSYKPTYEDVGRLAYTQRVLKEALRLCPPVPMFPRYVTRDATVGNGRYDLKAGERIFVSLSAMQKNPRFWGADALVFRPERFGPEEEKHHHPHAYHPFGMGARSCIGFQFALVEAKMVLARFIQRFTARPKDPHYVLCHKQALTVKPDHLDMLLERRPEVKGRFPVRTEAPKTQGAPLAVAQAGGRPMRVLYGSNMGGCRDIALSLAQQAGARGFAATVAELDEQVGQPWLTDGPVVIVTSTYNGTPPDNAARFAKWLETAPAGVCAGVRHAVLGCGNTQWHQTFQKFPKTIASGLAALGGTALLDEGTADAAGDYEAAVEGWTAALWPALEAAFGGAAGAAVIGSAEAAAEAPAVKVEVVNFAGAATGAAPRTGTRLDQGAQLSRIRVNRELLSPGAQGSTRHIEIPLPAGTSYAAGDHLAVFPVNPPALVAAAAARCGLAPETQVLLTALHPDAASEAGLPFGVPVSVGELLAEHVDLAGPVTRRDLRAWAQAAQCPPDRARIAGWLSDFPSAVAEAKPRMEDLLAQVPSVQLDLAALLTVRPALKPRYYSISSSPLMSPDACALTVGVHQFTTADGVRHDGLCSSYLVSCGEDAPVRVLVKDTGSTFHLPADPAVPLILVGPGTGLAPLRGFIQERHALRAQGRATGPVLLFFGCRDDGDYLYREELEAYRDEGTLSLLAVGFSRRPGTPRTYVQDLLRTHGDAVREQVAAGASILICGNARTMAPDVHAAFLELLGAGAVAELEAGGRYLQDVWASS